A stretch of the Coprobacillus cateniformis genome encodes the following:
- a CDS encoding DUF3792 family protein, with translation MKKTIRIYINTLLLFLIPFTLISLILAILSYFMQINATVLEIIIQVLSYAFLILSALYFTSQINQKRISHCLCLSLLYFLVSLLIHLGNLNYIHLLMKSILFMVIGLYKELRDRRLNA, from the coding sequence ATGAAAAAAACAATACGTATCTATATCAATACTTTATTATTATTTCTTATTCCCTTTACACTTATCTCTCTTATTCTAGCCATTTTATCTTATTTCATGCAAATAAATGCAACTGTTCTTGAAATCATTATCCAAGTTCTTTCTTATGCATTCTTAATACTCTCTGCCCTATACTTTACATCACAAATCAATCAAAAGAGAATTTCTCATTGTTTATGCTTAAGTTTGCTTTATTTTTTAGTAAGTTTATTAATTCATTTAGGGAACTTAAATTATATTCATTTGTTAATGAAATCAATTTTATTTATGGTGATTGGACTTTATAAGGAATTAAGAGATCGTCGTTTGAATGCATAA
- a CDS encoding lactonase family protein has translation MGLFFKKRNVKPIFVGSYGNNMTRGMYVFHLDIDNGEILKKKFYKSLANPTALFKRERFIYVCYKNHTGKKTDGGLWQYATMDLQFGLAGKATCQGKTYMSCFVNENRDFAYAVDYYNGEVVTIAILKQKIVKVTQTIKHEGHGLDSKRQSEAHPHFIEQTPDQKRMFVCDLGTDEVVLYKVGEKGRLERDEENSFQLAPGSGPKKMIFTPDGKYAYVLNELSNTVCVYSYQDCQFTFIQEIDTYPKDEYTKESLAGDIVISEKGDYLFVSNRGHDSVAAFEVDSATGKLTYIEYLDTDEKPRAMILVNDRWLVVASQLGGTLESFELKRNESKGVLYETHFSYMVGEPVCLIEGRGL, from the coding sequence ATGGGACTGTTTTTTAAGAAACGTAATGTGAAGCCTATCTTCGTAGGAAGTTATGGGAATAACATGACAAGAGGGATGTATGTTTTTCACTTGGATATTGATAATGGAGAAATTCTCAAGAAAAAGTTTTATAAGTCATTAGCAAATCCAACAGCATTATTTAAGCGTGAGCGCTTTATTTATGTATGTTATAAGAATCATACAGGAAAAAAGACTGATGGTGGATTATGGCAATATGCAACAATGGATTTACAGTTTGGTTTAGCTGGTAAAGCAACTTGTCAGGGAAAAACGTATATGAGCTGTTTTGTCAATGAAAATCGTGATTTTGCTTATGCTGTAGATTATTATAATGGTGAAGTTGTAACAATTGCAATTTTGAAACAAAAGATTGTAAAAGTAACACAAACTATAAAACATGAAGGACATGGACTTGATTCTAAACGTCAAAGTGAAGCTCATCCGCATTTTATTGAGCAAACACCTGATCAGAAAAGAATGTTTGTTTGTGATTTAGGAACTGATGAAGTTGTATTATATAAAGTTGGTGAAAAAGGAAGATTAGAAAGAGATGAAGAAAATTCATTTCAATTGGCTCCAGGAAGTGGTCCTAAGAAAATGATTTTTACTCCTGATGGTAAATATGCATATGTCTTAAATGAATTATCAAATACAGTTTGTGTTTATAGTTATCAAGATTGCCAATTTACTTTTATACAAGAAATTGATACTTATCCAAAAGATGAATATACGAAAGAAAGCTTGGCTGGTGATATTGTTATTAGTGAAAAAGGTGACTATTTATTTGTGTCAAACCGTGGACATGATTCAGTAGCGGCATTTGAAGTTGATTCTGCAACAGGGAAATTAACATATATTGAATACTTAGATACTGATGAAAAACCTCGTGCAATGATTTTAGTTAATGATCGTTGGCTTGTTGTTGCTTCACAATTAGGTGGGACATTAGAATCATTTGAATTAAAACGAAATGAATCAAAGGGTGTTCTTTATGAGACACATTTTAGTTACATGGTTGGTGAACCTGTTTGTTTAATAGAAGGTAGAGGATTATAA
- a CDS encoding ABC transporter permease: MSILLSLQGAIGQGILWGIMALGIYLTFRVLDIADLSVDGSFATGGAVCAISIINGIHPLIAIILATLSGFAAGFITGFLHTKCKMPAILAGILTQLALYSINLRIMGKSNIPLMQSSTLFKDFAQLINMTPNWITIIIGLICSGLVVLGIYWFLGTEFGSCLRATGNNENMVRASGVNTDTTKLFGLMLSNGLVAMSGALVTQQQSVADVKMGTGAIVIGLASIVIGEVVFGKKAGFKLRLVSIVVGSIIYRIIVAIVLQMGLNTDDLKLLTALIVAIALTVPVILDRRKRVSMYKKLTGKELNNNA; encoded by the coding sequence ATGAGTATATTATTATCGTTACAAGGTGCTATTGGTCAAGGAATTCTTTGGGGTATTATGGCACTGGGAATTTATTTGACATTTCGTGTCTTAGATATTGCTGATTTATCAGTTGATGGCAGCTTTGCAACTGGTGGGGCTGTTTGTGCAATTTCTATCATTAATGGTATTCATCCACTGATTGCAATTATATTAGCAACTTTATCTGGCTTTGCTGCTGGATTTATCACAGGATTTTTGCATACCAAATGTAAAATGCCTGCTATTCTTGCTGGAATTTTAACTCAACTTGCCTTGTATTCAATTAATTTAAGAATTATGGGTAAAAGTAATATCCCATTAATGCAGTCATCTACTTTATTTAAAGATTTTGCTCAATTGATAAATATGACTCCAAATTGGATTACCATCATTATTGGTCTTATTTGTAGTGGATTGGTGGTTTTAGGAATCTACTGGTTCTTAGGGACTGAATTTGGTTCTTGTTTAAGAGCAACTGGTAATAATGAAAATATGGTGAGAGCAAGTGGGGTTAATACAGATACGACAAAATTGTTTGGACTAATGTTAAGTAATGGATTGGTTGCGATGAGTGGCGCACTTGTCACTCAACAGCAAAGCGTTGCTGATGTCAAAATGGGGACTGGTGCTATTGTCATTGGTCTTGCATCTATTGTCATAGGTGAAGTTGTATTTGGAAAAAAAGCAGGATTTAAGTTACGTTTAGTTTCTATTGTCGTAGGTTCAATTATATATCGTATTATTGTCGCAATTGTATTGCAAATGGGATTGAATACTGATGACCTAAAACTATTAACTGCTTTAATTGTTGCTATTGCTTTAACAGTCCCAGTTATACTTGATAGAAGAAAACGTGTATCAATGTACAAAAAACTAACTGGAAAGGAGCTCAACAACAATGCTTAA
- a CDS encoding O-methyltransferase yields MVRLKDFDQIEQDALKRNIPIMQKEGILFLISQLNEIKATSCLEIGSAIGYSSMMMVTHVDDLKIDTIELNEERYQEAVHNIHKYHLDSQISIYHDDALTFDTTKLHYGPYDCLFIDAAKAQYQKFFEKYVSFVKKNGIIIVDNLDFHGMIFDIDHIKNRNTKQLVKKIKRFKDWIFNHNDYDVDYYPIGDGICVIRRKD; encoded by the coding sequence ATGGTTAGATTAAAAGATTTTGATCAAATAGAGCAAGATGCTTTAAAAAGAAATATTCCCATTATGCAAAAAGAGGGAATACTCTTTTTAATTTCTCAGTTAAATGAAATCAAAGCAACTTCTTGTTTAGAGATTGGTTCAGCAATAGGTTATTCATCTATGATGATGGTGACTCATGTTGATGATTTAAAAATTGATACAATAGAATTAAATGAAGAAAGATATCAAGAGGCAGTTCATAATATTCATAAATATCATTTAGATTCTCAGATTTCAATATATCATGATGATGCCTTAACTTTTGATACAACGAAATTACATTATGGGCCTTATGATTGTCTCTTTATTGATGCTGCCAAAGCACAGTATCAGAAGTTTTTTGAAAAATATGTTTCTTTTGTGAAAAAAAATGGAATCATAATTGTTGATAATTTAGATTTTCATGGTATGATTTTTGATATTGACCACATTAAGAATAGAAATACAAAACAATTGGTCAAGAAAATAAAAAGATTTAAAGATTGGATTTTTAATCATAATGATTATGATGTTGACTATTACCCAATAGGCGATGGTATCTGTGTGATTAGAAGAAAGGATTAA
- a CDS encoding DUF1292 domain-containing protein produces the protein MDANKIKVIDDNGKELEFDVLFTFESDDTGKKYVLYYDATAEEPQVYSSVYDDEGHLYPVDTPEEWDMIEEVFNSFISEDESEENEEHSCCHGQEDHECCHGEGHHDEDHECCHGEGHHDEDHECCCHKKEG, from the coding sequence ATGGACGCAAACAAAATTAAAGTTATTGATGATAATGGAAAAGAATTAGAATTTGATGTATTATTTACTTTTGAAAGTGATGATACTGGTAAAAAATATGTTTTATATTATGATGCGACTGCAGAAGAACCTCAAGTTTATTCATCGGTTTATGATGATGAAGGACATTTGTATCCAGTAGATACACCAGAAGAATGGGATATGATTGAAGAAGTCTTTAATAGTTTTATTTCTGAAGACGAAAGTGAAGAGAATGAAGAACATAGTTGTTGCCATGGTCAAGAAGATCATGAATGCTGTCATGGAGAAGGGCATCATGATGAAGATCATGAATGTTGCCATGGTGAAGGACATCATGATGAAGATCATGAATGTTGTTGTCATAAAAAAGAAGGGTAA
- a CDS encoding peptidase U32 family protein — protein sequence MRNVSQIINGKRKIIKKPELLAPAGNLEKLKIAIIYGADAVFVGGKEFSLRSQASNFTLEDIKEAVEFASQYGAHIHVTCNIILHQDNLEGIQNYLQALDDIGVTAIIVADPYIMKIAKDMHLNLEVHVSTQLSTLNLKAIEFYKSMGMDRVVLGREVTYDDLRTIMEYAPVDVEYFIHGAMCIHYSGRCMLSNYLSRRDANRGGCSQSCRWYYDLYQNGVLMNQEGDMPFSMSSKDMSLIDHIGELIELGVNSFKIEGRMKSLHYIATVVSTYRKLIDAYCENPDDFIQDESYHQELMKAANRALCHGFFYDHPSNEEQLFNLRDEHPTQEFVMRILDYDKKNKQAKIEQRNYFKVGDNIEIFSPNHPNLFFTVKKLYNKDKEMIEVANHPMEILYIDVDLPLEVNDMGRKVSK from the coding sequence ATGAGAAACGTGAGTCAAATCATTAATGGAAAGAGAAAAATTATAAAGAAGCCAGAGTTGCTTGCTCCTGCTGGGAATTTAGAGAAACTAAAGATTGCTATTATCTATGGAGCAGATGCTGTTTTTGTTGGTGGTAAAGAATTTTCTTTGCGTTCTCAAGCTTCTAATTTTACATTGGAAGATATAAAAGAAGCAGTTGAATTTGCTTCTCAATATGGGGCACACATTCATGTCACATGCAATATCATATTACATCAGGATAATTTAGAAGGCATTCAGAATTACTTACAGGCATTGGATGATATTGGTGTAACTGCTATTATTGTTGCTGATCCATATATTATGAAAATAGCTAAAGATATGCATTTAAACTTAGAGGTTCATGTTTCAACGCAGTTATCAACGTTGAATTTAAAAGCGATTGAATTTTATAAAAGTATGGGAATGGATCGTGTTGTACTAGGACGTGAAGTCACATATGATGATTTAAGAACGATTATGGAGTATGCTCCTGTTGATGTTGAGTACTTTATTCATGGAGCCATGTGTATTCATTATTCAGGAAGATGTATGTTATCGAATTATCTCAGTCGACGTGATGCAAATCGTGGTGGTTGTTCACAGTCATGTCGTTGGTATTATGATTTATATCAAAATGGAGTTTTGATGAATCAAGAAGGCGATATGCCATTTAGTATGTCCAGTAAAGATATGTCATTAATTGATCATATTGGGGAGTTAATTGAATTAGGTGTCAATTCATTTAAAATAGAAGGTCGTATGAAATCTCTACATTATATAGCAACAGTTGTTTCAACATATCGTAAACTTATTGATGCTTATTGTGAAAATCCAGATGATTTTATTCAAGATGAAAGTTATCATCAGGAATTAATGAAAGCTGCGAATCGAGCTTTATGTCATGGCTTCTTTTATGATCACCCAAGCAATGAAGAACAACTTTTTAATTTGCGTGATGAACACCCAACTCAAGAATTTGTTATGCGTATTCTGGATTATGATAAGAAAAATAAGCAAGCTAAGATAGAACAGAGGAATTATTTTAAAGTTGGAGATAATATAGAAATTTTCTCACCAAATCATCCAAATCTTTTCTTTACAGTTAAAAAGCTTTATAATAAAGATAAAGAGATGATTGAAGTGGCAAATCATCCTATGGAAATATTATATATTGATGTTGATTTACCATTAGAAGTGAATGATATGGGAAGGAAGGTTTCAAAATGA
- the ruvX gene encoding Holliday junction resolvase RuvX, with product MEKILGLDLGSRTCGIAISDPLGIIAQGVETYRFKDNHYKSAAYHIKTIVQENNIHTIVLGLPKHMNGDLGERAQISIDFKERLEKMMDVEVILVDERLTTVMMENQLIFADVSRKKRKEVIDKLAAVQILQGYLDSQRR from the coding sequence GTGGAGAAAATATTAGGATTAGATTTGGGATCAAGAACGTGTGGTATAGCAATAAGTGATCCATTAGGAATTATTGCCCAAGGAGTTGAGACATATCGTTTTAAAGATAATCACTATAAAAGTGCTGCTTATCATATCAAAACGATAGTCCAGGAAAATAATATCCATACAATTGTACTCGGTCTTCCTAAGCATATGAATGGAGATTTGGGCGAGAGAGCACAAATCTCTATTGATTTTAAGGAACGATTAGAGAAAATGATGGATGTCGAAGTTATACTTGTAGATGAAAGATTAACAACTGTAATGATGGAGAATCAACTGATCTTTGCTGATGTTTCTAGAAAGAAGCGCAAAGAAGTTATTGATAAACTCGCTGCTGTTCAAATTCTACAAGGGTATTTAGATAGTCAAAGGAGATAG
- a CDS encoding ABC transporter ATP-binding protein: MLKLEKVTKSFNVGTPNEKCVLKKIDLILEEGDFVTVIGGNGAGKSTMLNMIAGVYPIDCGIITLDGKDISLDAEFERAKSIGRVFQDPMMGTAADMQIIENLAMAARRGQRRTLRWGVTKSEKEKYFEAVKSLGLGLEERLTSKVGLLSGGQRQALTLLMATLNQPKLLLLDEHTAALDPATSAKVLAITNKIVTEQNLTTLMVTHNMKDAIDIGNRLIMMYDGHIIYDVKGEEKKNLEVADLLKKFEEAIGEEFVNDRMLLG; the protein is encoded by the coding sequence ATGCTTAAATTAGAAAAAGTCACAAAATCATTCAATGTTGGGACTCCAAATGAAAAATGTGTCCTCAAAAAAATAGATTTAATTCTTGAAGAAGGCGACTTTGTTACTGTTATTGGTGGAAATGGAGCAGGTAAAAGCACTATGCTCAATATGATTGCAGGTGTTTATCCTATTGATTGTGGTATTATCACATTAGATGGTAAAGATATTTCACTCGATGCAGAGTTTGAGCGTGCGAAATCAATTGGTCGTGTATTTCAGGATCCTATGATGGGAACTGCTGCAGATATGCAAATTATTGAAAACTTAGCAATGGCTGCTCGTCGAGGACAGAGGCGAACTTTAAGATGGGGTGTTACAAAAAGCGAGAAAGAAAAATACTTTGAGGCAGTAAAATCTCTTGGATTGGGACTTGAAGAACGTCTCACAAGTAAAGTTGGCTTATTATCAGGTGGACAAAGACAAGCATTGACACTTCTTATGGCGACTCTTAACCAACCTAAACTTCTCTTGTTAGATGAACATACTGCTGCCTTAGATCCAGCCACAAGTGCAAAAGTATTAGCGATTACAAATAAAATTGTGACAGAGCAAAACTTAACAACTTTAATGGTCACACATAATATGAAAGATGCAATTGATATTGGGAATCGATTAATTATGATGTATGATGGTCATATTATTTATGATGTAAAAGGTGAAGAAAAGAAAAACTTAGAAGTTGCTGATTTATTAAAGAAGTTTGAAGAAGCAATTGGTGAAGAGTTTGTTAATGACAGAATGCTATTAGGTTAG
- the greA gene encoding transcription elongation factor GreA, with amino-acid sequence MDHDAVLLTQSGVEKLKKEREQLINIERPKVIEELQLARSQGDLSENADYDSARDKQAHIESRIKEIDQMLLHVQIIDESQMDSAVAKPGATVTILDLSEEGAEPESFTIVGTFETDPLNGKISNESPLAKAILEHGVNEIVSVGVAEPYEVKILKIEYIS; translated from the coding sequence ATGGATCATGATGCAGTATTATTAACCCAAAGTGGGGTTGAAAAGTTAAAAAAAGAAAGAGAACAATTAATTAATATTGAAAGACCTAAGGTGATTGAAGAATTACAATTAGCACGTTCACAAGGTGACTTGTCTGAAAATGCTGATTATGATTCTGCAAGAGATAAGCAAGCACATATTGAATCAAGAATTAAAGAAATTGATCAAATGTTACTACATGTACAAATTATTGATGAATCACAAATGGATAGTGCTGTTGCAAAACCTGGAGCAACCGTAACAATCTTAGATTTATCTGAAGAAGGTGCAGAACCAGAATCATTTACAATTGTTGGTACATTTGAAACAGATCCTCTTAATGGGAAAATTTCAAATGAATCACCACTTGCTAAAGCTATCCTGGAACATGGAGTCAATGAAATTGTTTCTGTTGGGGTTGCTGAACCTTATGAAGTTAAAATTTTAAAGATTGAATATATTTCTTAA
- a CDS encoding peptidase U32 family protein, translating to MKIVLSLNNQERLYDYISMGIDTFILGGQYSFHCPYVFSLDDMTKIIGNYPEQIFYVSMNALYDQYMMSEVEGYIEQLSQLPIQGIVFQDFGILQIVKERGYTFDMMYAPETLNTNAMTLNVLQEQGVTSAFLSRVIPLDEQCLIAQEVHMPVMLQGHGVEYIAASKRALLSNYKEASGLNLDINNHNDFTLLAKNSDYVFKIFEDSKGTHIFSETRLYTLDLFNQIHNFDYLYIETLMMGEEEAVEIASLYSDALKSFQNGTYDKDIKEYMKLLYQLKTPLDRGFLFDQTVYKLEDMRKIDNEKRESNH from the coding sequence ATGAAGATAGTTTTATCATTAAATAATCAAGAAAGATTATATGATTATATAAGTATGGGGATTGACACTTTTATATTAGGTGGTCAATACTCATTTCATTGCCCCTATGTTTTTTCACTAGATGATATGACAAAAATAATAGGAAATTATCCTGAACAAATATTCTATGTTTCAATGAATGCTTTATATGATCAATATATGATGTCTGAAGTTGAAGGTTATATAGAGCAACTTAGTCAGTTACCTATTCAGGGGATTGTATTTCAGGATTTTGGTATTTTACAGATTGTGAAAGAAAGAGGCTATACATTTGATATGATGTATGCACCTGAAACATTAAATACAAATGCGATGACACTCAATGTGTTACAGGAACAAGGTGTAACAAGTGCATTTTTATCTCGTGTTATTCCTTTAGATGAACAATGTCTTATTGCTCAGGAAGTTCATATGCCTGTGATGTTACAGGGACATGGTGTTGAATATATAGCAGCAAGTAAAAGGGCATTGTTATCTAATTATAAGGAAGCATCTGGTTTGAATCTAGATATCAATAACCATAATGATTTTACCTTGCTGGCTAAAAATTCGGATTATGTTTTTAAAATTTTTGAAGATTCCAAGGGAACACATATTTTTTCTGAGACGAGATTATATACTCTCGATTTATTCAATCAAATTCATAATTTTGATTATTTATATATTGAAACACTGATGATGGGTGAGGAAGAAGCAGTGGAGATAGCTTCATTATATAGTGATGCTTTAAAGAGTTTCCAAAATGGAACATATGATAAAGATATAAAAGAATATATGAAACTTTTATATCAATTAAAGACACCATTAGATAGAGGATTTTTATTTGATCAAACAGTTTATAAATTAGAAGATATGAGGAAGATAGATAATGAGAAACGTGAGTCAAATCATTAA
- a CDS encoding YoaK family protein, translated as MKKQMSDTIRVGLLLAIVGGFLDAYTYLCRGQVFANAQTGNMVLFGIKMMEGHIIQALYYALPILAFFIGIVIAEMIKHHFFEHPKIHWRQIVLMIEAIVILIVAFLPKDFNMFCNIMISFICSLQVESFRKFNGNPYASTMCTGNLRSATEHLYQYFQTHNKKTLLKSLQYFIVIFFFIIGACLGTILTNSLSYMAAIIPTLLLLSVIVFMFYEQVG; from the coding sequence ATGAAAAAACAAATGTCAGATACTATTCGTGTTGGCTTATTATTAGCAATTGTTGGTGGTTTTTTAGATGCCTATACTTATTTATGCAGAGGACAAGTTTTTGCGAATGCACAGACTGGAAATATGGTTTTATTTGGAATTAAAATGATGGAAGGACACATTATACAAGCTTTATATTACGCTTTGCCAATCTTGGCATTTTTTATTGGGATAGTTATCGCTGAAATGATTAAGCATCACTTTTTTGAACATCCTAAAATTCATTGGCGTCAGATAGTTTTAATGATAGAAGCCATTGTGATATTAATAGTTGCATTTCTACCAAAAGATTTTAATATGTTTTGCAATATTATGATATCATTTATTTGTTCGTTACAAGTGGAGAGCTTTAGGAAGTTTAATGGAAACCCTTATGCTTCAACAATGTGTACAGGAAATTTAAGAAGTGCTACAGAACATCTTTATCAGTATTTTCAAACACATAATAAAAAGACTCTGTTGAAGAGTCTTCAGTACTTTATTGTTATTTTCTTTTTTATCATTGGAGCCTGTTTAGGAACTATTCTTACAAATTCACTTTCCTACATGGCAGCCATCATACCCACTTTGTTATTACTCAGTGTAATCGTTTTTATGTTTTATGAACAAGTTGGTTAA
- the mltG gene encoding endolytic transglycosylase MltG, whose protein sequence is MKNKKIILIIIGVVVGIALIGSILFYNHGISAVSTKDEEVIVKIESGSSASQMLDTLDKAGLVNNKLCGKLFLKFNHFDKLQANTYIFHKNMSLSEIFDIIQNPDFKYILKSKLTIKEGNTIPEVAKAFSEILDMSDDDIIKAWSNQEYLKSLIKDYWFIDNSILNRNILYPLEGYLYPDTYYVTDENPTLEGITKLALDMMDKKLTPYKDKMKEMNWTPHQFLTFASIVERESGQGETDRPMIAGVFMNRLKKGMLLQSDITVNYAWQRTGVDVSYSHLEINSQYNTYKYTGLPVGPISSVPATTMEACLQYKKHDYFYFFAIKDAQDKSKTVVVYTKTYEEHTQQVKKAKDAGLWLD, encoded by the coding sequence ATGAAAAATAAAAAAATCATTTTAATTATTATAGGAGTTGTTGTAGGAATAGCATTAATTGGTTCTATCCTCTTTTATAATCATGGTATTTCTGCAGTCTCTACTAAAGATGAAGAAGTCATTGTTAAAATTGAATCTGGTTCAAGTGCATCACAAATGTTAGATACGCTTGATAAGGCTGGATTAGTAAATAATAAATTATGTGGAAAATTGTTTTTAAAGTTTAATCATTTTGATAAACTTCAAGCAAATACATATATATTCCATAAAAATATGTCATTATCAGAGATTTTTGATATTATTCAAAATCCAGACTTTAAATATATCTTAAAATCAAAATTAACAATTAAAGAAGGAAATACCATTCCAGAAGTTGCAAAAGCATTTTCTGAAATATTAGATATGTCAGATGATGATATTATTAAAGCGTGGTCAAATCAGGAATATTTAAAATCATTGATTAAGGATTATTGGTTTATAGATAATAGTATTCTTAATAGGAATATTCTGTATCCCTTAGAAGGCTATCTGTATCCTGATACATATTATGTAACAGATGAAAATCCTACTTTAGAAGGTATTACAAAATTAGCATTAGATATGATGGATAAGAAATTAACACCATATAAAGATAAAATGAAAGAAATGAATTGGACACCTCATCAATTCTTAACATTTGCTTCTATTGTTGAAAGAGAATCTGGGCAAGGTGAAACAGATCGTCCTATGATTGCTGGTGTCTTTATGAATCGTTTGAAAAAGGGAATGCTTTTACAAAGTGATATTACTGTTAACTATGCTTGGCAAAGAACAGGTGTAGATGTTTCTTATTCACATCTAGAAATAAATTCTCAATATAACACATACAAATATACAGGTTTACCTGTTGGACCTATTAGTAGTGTTCCTGCAACAACTATGGAAGCATGTCTTCAGTATAAAAAACATGACTATTTTTATTTCTTTGCAATTAAAGATGCTCAAGATAAATCAAAGACTGTTGTTGTTTATACTAAAACATATGAAGAACATACACAGCAAGTGAAAAAAGCAAAGGACGCAGGATTATGGTTAGATTAA
- a CDS encoding DUF421 domain-containing protein: MKYVEIFIECFGTYFYLILLLRFLGKKEMSKLSVSDLIVFLLISELMTISIGDDNIGFLEGALASAVIVIIDKLCSYFALRYKPVKKILEGHPTYIVYQGQLNQYKMKALNYSIDDLCHHLRQEGVGSLSEVEFAVLETDGNLSVITKQQSQVMMPDVLISDGEINYEILETMGKDETWLLDSLHAVGIKNYKDIFYCVMENNGLFYIKK; this comes from the coding sequence ATGAAATATGTAGAAATATTTATTGAGTGTTTTGGAACTTATTTTTATTTGATATTATTATTAAGATTTTTAGGAAAGAAAGAAATGAGTAAATTAAGTGTATCTGACTTAATTGTTTTCCTATTAATTAGTGAGTTAATGACAATATCTATTGGTGATGATAATATTGGATTTTTAGAAGGAGCTTTGGCTTCAGCAGTTATTGTTATTATTGATAAGTTATGTTCTTATTTTGCATTAAGGTATAAACCTGTCAAAAAAATATTAGAAGGGCATCCAACTTATATTGTTTATCAGGGACAATTAAATCAATATAAGATGAAAGCATTGAACTATTCTATTGATGATCTTTGTCATCATTTAAGACAAGAAGGGGTAGGGTCTTTATCTGAAGTGGAATTTGCTGTTTTAGAAACAGATGGGAACTTATCAGTTATTACAAAACAACAAAGTCAAGTTATGATGCCTGATGTTTTAATCAGTGATGGTGAAATTAATTATGAAATTTTAGAAACAATGGGTAAAGATGAAACATGGTTATTAGATTCACTTCATGCTGTTGGTATCAAAAACTATAAAGATATATTTTATTGTGTTATGGAAAATAATGGACTATTTTATATTAAAAAATAG
- the udk gene encoding uridine kinase gives MREQAVIIGIAGGSASGKTSIAHQLYDCFQGHHKVKIMKQDDYYKDQSHMAFEERTKTNYDHPFAFDTDLLVEHLKKLKNKETILKPTYDYTLHTRSHITETIEGRDVIILEGIFVLAEQAVRDMCDILVYVDTDSDIRFIRRLRRDIEERGRSLDSVCKQYLETVRPMHEQFIEPSKKYAHIIVPEGGSNIVAVDLLITKIKSIVD, from the coding sequence ATGAGAGAACAGGCTGTTATCATAGGTATTGCAGGAGGAAGTGCTTCTGGAAAAACATCAATTGCTCATCAACTATATGATTGTTTTCAAGGACATCATAAAGTTAAAATTATGAAGCAGGATGATTATTACAAAGATCAATCACATATGGCTTTTGAAGAAAGAACAAAAACCAACTATGATCATCCATTTGCTTTTGATACTGATTTATTAGTAGAACATTTAAAGAAACTGAAGAATAAAGAAACGATTCTTAAGCCAACATATGATTATACATTACATACAAGAAGTCATATAACAGAAACAATTGAAGGAAGAGATGTTATCATTCTTGAGGGTATTTTTGTTCTAGCTGAACAGGCTGTTCGTGATATGTGTGATATCTTGGTGTATGTAGATACTGATAGTGATATTCGTTTTATTAGACGTTTAAGAAGAGATATAGAAGAGCGTGGAAGAAGTCTTGATTCTGTTTGTAAACAGTATTTAGAAACAGTAAGACCTATGCATGAGCAGTTTATAGAACCATCTAAAAAGTATGCACATATTATTGTTCCAGAGGGCGGAAGTAATATTGTTGCTGTCGATTTATTGATAACAAAAATCAAAAGTATCGTTGATTAA